One segment of Rhodanobacteraceae bacterium DNA contains the following:
- the ureC gene encoding urease subunit alpha, producing the protein MSISRQAYAEMYGPTVGDRVRLADTALVIEVERDFTVYGEEVKFGGGKVIRDGMGQSQRISAECADTVITNALIVDHWGIVKADVGLKGGRISGIGKAGNPDIQPGVNIVIGPGTEIIAGEGLLLTAGAIDTHIHFICPQQIEEALAAGITSMLGGGTGPAAGTNATTCTPGPWHLTRMLQAAEAFPMNLGFLGKGNASLPAALHEQIDAGAIGLKLHEDWGTTPAAIDCALGVAEDSDTQIAIHTDTLNESGFVETTLAAFKGRTIHTYHTEGAGGGHAPDIIKAAMLPNVLPSSTNPTRPYTVNTLDEHLDMLMVCHHLDPAIAEDVAFAESRIRRETIAAEDILHDIGAFSMVSSDSQAMGRVGEVILRTFQTAHKMKLQRGSLPGDPARHDNSRVKRYLAKVTINPAITHGISRKVGSVEIGKWADLVLWRPAFFGVKPSLVLKGGSIAMAPMGDPNASIPTPQPVHYRPMFAAAGRNLMHSALTFVSQSALAAGIGERLGLHKPLVAVQACRRIRKADMIHNSATPEIRVDPQTYVVHADGVALWCEPAQVLPMAQRYFLF; encoded by the coding sequence ATGAGCATCTCTCGCCAGGCCTATGCCGAGATGTACGGCCCCACGGTGGGCGATCGCGTGCGCCTGGCCGACACCGCGCTGGTCATCGAGGTCGAACGCGACTTCACGGTCTACGGCGAGGAGGTGAAGTTCGGCGGCGGCAAGGTGATTCGCGACGGCATGGGCCAGAGCCAGCGGATCAGCGCCGAGTGCGCGGACACCGTCATCACCAATGCGCTGATCGTGGACCATTGGGGCATCGTCAAGGCGGATGTGGGCCTGAAGGGTGGCCGCATCAGCGGCATCGGCAAGGCCGGCAATCCGGATATCCAGCCGGGCGTGAACATCGTCATCGGCCCCGGCACCGAGATCATCGCCGGCGAGGGATTGCTGCTGACCGCGGGCGCCATCGACACCCATATCCATTTCATCTGCCCGCAGCAGATCGAGGAAGCGCTCGCGGCTGGCATTACCTCGATGCTCGGCGGCGGCACCGGCCCGGCGGCCGGCACCAACGCGACCACCTGCACCCCGGGCCCCTGGCATTTGACGCGCATGCTGCAGGCCGCCGAGGCCTTTCCGATGAACCTGGGCTTCCTCGGCAAGGGCAATGCCAGCCTGCCCGCGGCCCTGCACGAGCAGATCGACGCCGGCGCCATCGGCCTCAAGCTGCATGAGGACTGGGGCACCACGCCGGCTGCCATCGACTGCGCGCTCGGCGTGGCCGAGGACAGCGACACCCAGATCGCCATCCACACCGACACGCTGAATGAATCGGGCTTCGTCGAAACCACCCTGGCGGCCTTCAAGGGCCGCACCATCCACACCTATCACACCGAGGGCGCGGGCGGCGGCCATGCGCCGGACATCATCAAGGCGGCGATGCTGCCGAACGTGCTGCCCTCGTCGACCAACCCGACCCGCCCGTACACCGTCAACACGCTCGACGAACACCTCGACATGCTGATGGTCTGCCACCACCTCGATCCGGCGATCGCCGAGGACGTGGCCTTTGCCGAGAGCCGCATCCGCCGCGAAACCATCGCCGCCGAGGACATCCTGCACGATATCGGCGCGTTCTCGATGGTCTCCAGCGACAGCCAGGCGATGGGCCGCGTGGGCGAGGTGATCCTGCGCACCTTCCAGACCGCGCACAAGATGAAGCTGCAGCGCGGAAGCCTGCCCGGGGACCCGGCGCGCCACGACAACTCACGGGTCAAGCGCTACCTCGCGAAGGTCACGATCAATCCGGCGATCACCCACGGCATCAGCCGCAAAGTCGGCTCGGTGGAGATCGGCAAATGGGCCGACCTGGTGCTCTGGCGCCCGGCCTTCTTCGGCGTCAAACCCAGCCTGGTCCTGAAGGGCGGCAGCATCGCGATGGCCCCGATGGGCGATCCGAACGCCTCGATCCCGACGCCGCAGCCGGTGCATTACCGCCCGATGTTCGCCGCCGCCGGGCGCAACCTCATGCACAGCGCGCTGACCTTCGTCTCCCAGTCCGCGCTGGCCGCCGGCATCGGCGAACGCCTCGGACTGCACAAGCCCCTGGTCGCGGTGCAGGCCTGCCGCCGCATCCGCAAGGCCGACATGATCCACAACAGCGCCACCCCGGAGATCCGCGTCGACCCGCAAACCTACGTGGTGCATGCCGATGGCGTCGCCCTGTGGTGCGAGCCGGCGCAGGTGCTGCCGATGGCGCAGCGGTATTTCCTGTTTTGA
- a CDS encoding urease subunit beta: MIPGELLIDAGEIELNAGRATLAVTVANLGDRPVQVGSHYHFFEVNDALRFERAPTRGYRLNIPAGTAVRFEPGQSRRVELVAMAGERRVYGFAGAVM, from the coding sequence ATGATTCCCGGCGAACTGCTGATCGACGCCGGCGAGATCGAACTCAACGCCGGCCGCGCGACGCTCGCGGTCACGGTCGCCAACCTGGGCGACCGTCCGGTCCAGGTCGGCTCGCACTACCACTTCTTCGAGGTCAACGACGCGCTGCGCTTCGAGCGCGCACCCACGCGGGGCTACCGGCTCAACATCCCGGCCGGCACCGCGGTGCGTTTCGAGCCGGGGCAATCGCGCAGGGTGGAACTGGTCGCCATGGCCGGCGAGCGCCGGGTCTATGGATTCGCTGGCGCGGTGATGTGA
- the ureA gene encoding urease subunit gamma, protein MELTPREKDKLLLFTAALLAERRRARGLKLNYPESVALISAAIMEGARDGRSVAELMHYGTTLLGRDEVMEGVPEMIPDIQVEATFPDGTKLVTVHGPIA, encoded by the coding sequence ATGGAACTGACGCCGCGCGAGAAGGACAAGCTGCTGCTGTTCACCGCCGCCTTGCTGGCCGAGCGCCGCCGCGCGCGCGGCCTGAAGCTGAACTACCCGGAGTCAGTGGCGCTGATCAGCGCCGCGATCATGGAAGGCGCCCGCGACGGCCGCAGCGTGGCGGAACTGATGCATTACGGCACCACCCTGCTCGGCCGCGACGAGGTCATGGAGGGCGTGCCCGAGATGATCCCCGACATCCAGGTCGAAGCCACCTTTCCCGACGGCACCAAGCTCGTCACTGTCCACGGACCCATCGCATGA
- a CDS encoding urease accessory protein UreD, with protein sequence MRNRHEGPLRVQKLLYPEGADIAHALLLHPPGGLAGGDALDIRFALNQGTAVLATTPGATKWYHGERGRARQTVSLRLEAGACLEWLPQESILFEAADAEQSLRIELHPSARMFGWDLVQFGRIAAGERWLRGCLRQRLQLWRDGRERWREQVALGADDPLRDSPLGLAGHPVMATAWAAAPDLPAQIEALLGTLRERAAQFAPALRHQLAGRAQRVAADPRARA encoded by the coding sequence GTGCGCAACCGCCATGAAGGCCCCTTGCGGGTGCAGAAGCTGCTGTACCCGGAGGGCGCGGATATCGCGCATGCGCTGCTGCTGCACCCACCGGGTGGACTGGCCGGCGGCGATGCCCTGGACATCCGATTCGCGCTCAACCAGGGCACCGCGGTGCTCGCCACCACGCCCGGCGCCACCAAGTGGTACCACGGTGAGCGCGGTCGCGCGCGCCAGACGGTCTCCCTGCGTCTGGAAGCGGGCGCCTGCCTGGAATGGCTGCCGCAAGAATCGATCCTGTTCGAAGCCGCCGACGCCGAACAATCACTGCGGATCGAGCTGCACCCGTCGGCGCGCATGTTCGGCTGGGACCTCGTGCAGTTTGGCCGGATCGCGGCCGGCGAGCGCTGGCTGCGCGGCTGTCTCCGTCAGCGCCTGCAACTCTGGCGCGACGGCCGCGAGCGCTGGCGCGAGCAGGTGGCGCTCGGCGCGGACGATCCATTGCGCGACTCGCCGCTGGGCCTCGCCGGCCATCCGGTGATGGCGACCGCCTGGGCTGCCGCGCCAGACCTGCCGGCGCAGATCGAAGCGCTGCTCGGCACCCTGCGCGAGCGCGCGGCGCAGTTTGCCCCTGCCCTGCGGCATCAGCTGGCTGGGCGCGCCCAGCGAGTTGCTGCTGATCCGCGTGCTCGGGCCTGA
- a CDS encoding SUF system Fe-S cluster assembly regulator, whose protein sequence is MFRLSKLADYATVLMACLSEDPATQLSAQALAERTRLEAPTVSKLLKQLAQAELVVSTRGASGGYRLARPANAISIAEIIAAIEGPLGMTECSIHAGLCDRETHCTVSSNLRKISNAVESALRAVTLADMAAPPLRWQPRVHVERLVVKSRDTH, encoded by the coding sequence ATGTTCCGCCTGTCCAAATTGGCCGATTACGCCACCGTGCTGATGGCCTGCCTGTCGGAAGATCCGGCCACGCAGCTGTCGGCGCAGGCGCTGGCCGAGCGCACCCGGCTGGAGGCACCGACGGTCTCCAAGCTGCTGAAGCAACTGGCGCAGGCGGAACTGGTGGTGTCGACCCGCGGTGCCAGCGGCGGCTACCGCCTGGCGCGGCCGGCGAACGCGATCAGCATCGCCGAGATCATCGCCGCCATCGAGGGACCGCTCGGCATGACCGAGTGCAGCATCCATGCAGGCCTGTGCGACCGCGAGACCCACTGCACTGTGTCGAGCAATCTGCGCAAGATCAGCAACGCCGTGGAATCCGCGCTGCGCGCCGTCACGCTGGCGGACATGGCCGCGCCGCCGCTGCGCTGGCAGCCGCGCGTGCACGTCGAGCGGCTGGTGGTTAAAAGCCGGGACACGCATTGA
- a CDS encoding transposase, translating into MRHAAPMTQARSLLVPANAHGIYHCVSRCVRRAWLCGQDPLTGTDHEHRRQWVEDRLAQLAELYAVSIWAYAVMSNHLHIVIEMHADVARYWDPDEVAARWLGLYPPEDGQYEAAKAQIVANDARLAVLRARFCSLSWFMKSLSEPIARRANVEDHCKGRFWEGRFRSQVLLDETAVLSAMAYVDLNPIRAGMTSQLEGSVHTSILKRIRAIESEPRGETLSCTTGGNRRATTSEPRRPQLAPVLGIRGLPVTALSTTEYIELVDMTGRQWHPSKRGRITGKPPAVLGRLGMDSNEWTHRVRAVKPKQGFCRVIGSESALLDKAAEIGQRWLRGLGVARSLSN; encoded by the coding sequence TTGCGCCATGCTGCTCCCATGACGCAAGCCCGCTCCCTCCTGGTCCCCGCCAACGCCCACGGCATCTATCACTGCGTGTCCCGCTGTGTACGCCGCGCCTGGCTCTGCGGGCAGGATCCATTGACGGGCACCGATCACGAGCATCGCCGGCAGTGGGTTGAAGATCGCCTGGCGCAGTTGGCGGAGCTGTATGCCGTCTCGATCTGGGCCTACGCGGTGATGAGCAATCACCTGCATATCGTGATCGAGATGCATGCCGACGTCGCGCGGTACTGGGATCCGGACGAGGTCGCCGCCCGATGGCTGGGGCTGTATCCGCCGGAGGATGGTCAGTACGAAGCAGCGAAGGCGCAGATCGTCGCGAACGATGCCCGGCTGGCTGTGCTGCGCGCGCGGTTCTGCAGTCTCTCGTGGTTCATGAAATCGCTCAGTGAGCCCATCGCCCGCCGCGCGAACGTCGAGGACCACTGCAAGGGCCGGTTCTGGGAAGGACGCTTCCGATCCCAGGTCCTGCTCGACGAGACCGCAGTGCTGTCGGCCATGGCCTATGTGGACCTGAACCCCATCCGCGCCGGCATGACCTCGCAACTGGAGGGCTCGGTACACACGAGCATCCTGAAACGTATCCGAGCCATCGAGTCGGAACCGCGTGGCGAGACGTTGTCCTGCACGACCGGTGGCAACCGTCGCGCCACAACCAGCGAACCGCGCCGACCTCAACTGGCGCCGGTGCTGGGCATTCGCGGCCTGCCGGTGACGGCGCTCTCAACCACCGAGTACATCGAACTGGTCGACATGACCGGCCGCCAATGGCACCCCAGCAAGCGCGGGCGGATCACGGGGAAGCCGCCGGCCGTCCTCGGCCGCCTGGGAATGGACTCAAACGAGTGGACCCACCGCGTGCGCGCGGTCAAGCCCAAGCAAGGCTTCTGTCGCGTTATCGGCAGCGAAAGTGCGCTCCTCGACAAGGCAGCGGAAATCGGCCAGCGCTGGCTGCGCGGCCTGGGCGTGGCTCGTTCGCTCTCCAACTGA
- a CDS encoding AbrB/MazE/SpoVT family DNA-binding domain-containing protein, whose product MNQTAKVFTNGRSQAVRLPAAFRFDTKEVFIRQDEQTGDIILSRKPPDWKGFLAALDGVEVPSDFLSDRDQGDAGDRDPFADVPA is encoded by the coding sequence ATGAACCAGACCGCGAAGGTGTTCACGAACGGCCGCAGTCAGGCGGTACGGCTGCCGGCGGCCTTTCGTTTCGATACCAAGGAGGTTTTCATCCGCCAGGACGAGCAGACGGGAGACATCATCCTTTCTCGCAAGCCACCGGACTGGAAGGGCTTCCTTGCGGCGCTCGATGGGGTCGAGGTTCCGTCTGACTTCCTGTCCGATCGTGATCAGGGCGACGCCGGAGATCGCGATCCGTTCGCGGATGTTCCGGCGTGA
- a CDS encoding type II toxin-antitoxin system VapC family toxin, protein MKRYMLDSNIVSLLIRRQSTLVERVQDHSMSSLCVSAITAGELAIGLARRPEATRLKIAVDEFLLRVDVLPWDGAIAEAYGALRARMEIAGRNLAPLDRLIAAHALETGAVLVTSDRAFGHVPDLQIEDWTTP, encoded by the coding sequence GTGAAGCGCTACATGCTCGACTCCAACATCGTCAGCCTCCTCATCCGAAGGCAATCGACGCTGGTGGAACGGGTGCAAGATCATTCGATGTCCAGCCTGTGCGTGAGCGCGATAACGGCGGGAGAGCTGGCGATCGGTTTGGCTCGGCGCCCGGAGGCAACCCGCCTCAAGATCGCGGTCGATGAGTTCTTGCTTCGGGTCGACGTGTTGCCTTGGGACGGTGCGATCGCCGAGGCCTATGGCGCGCTCCGGGCGAGGATGGAGATCGCAGGAAGGAACCTCGCACCGCTCGACCGTTTGATTGCCGCACACGCACTGGAAACGGGCGCAGTGCTCGTGACCAGCGACCGGGCTTTCGGCCACGTACCGGATCTGCAGATCGAGGACTGGACAACGCCGTGA
- a CDS encoding DUF393 domain-containing protein produces the protein MNERASDWTRGHYAIYRALLGAFLVVHFASLLPWAAELFSAQGMLGDAQRSPLFGLLPSPFWLDDSPWMATLLLLSGVACGVAIACGRLDRTAAVVCALLLAWLHARNPLIANPSLPLLGWMLLLHAGVPRAAGDDIGWRLPRSLRLAHLAMLALCYSYSGWTKLQSPAWVAGDAVAMVLQNPLARDHLLRTLLLDWPGLLHAITLAILWVELLYAPLYLWPRLRAMLWSTMLLAQCGFLLLLDFADLTIPMLLAHLLAFDPRWVQRWARPQALTVLYDGACAFCHGCVRIAATEGAQPLRVAALQSDYARQHGFDVAGESVIVIDANGQVHRRAAAVAAVLRHCSGLYVLAGLLLGALPRGLADAGYDVVGRLRLRLAGRSDCPWIGGAAAARVQQLDRDDANPPNMPAAEGANRAATALTTY, from the coding sequence ATGAATGAGCGTGCCAGCGACTGGACCCGTGGCCACTACGCGATCTACCGTGCCTTGCTCGGTGCCTTCCTGGTGGTGCACTTCGCCAGCCTGCTGCCGTGGGCGGCAGAACTGTTCTCGGCGCAAGGCATGCTCGGCGATGCGCAGCGCTCACCGCTGTTCGGCCTGCTCCCGAGTCCTTTCTGGCTGGACGACAGTCCCTGGATGGCGACGCTGCTGCTGCTGTCAGGCGTCGCCTGCGGCGTCGCCATCGCCTGCGGCCGCCTTGACCGTACCGCCGCGGTGGTGTGCGCGCTGCTGCTGGCGTGGCTGCACGCGCGCAACCCGCTGATCGCCAACCCCAGCCTGCCGCTGCTCGGTTGGATGCTGCTGCTGCACGCCGGCGTGCCGCGCGCAGCCGGTGACGACATCGGCTGGCGGCTGCCGCGTTCGCTGAGGCTGGCGCACCTGGCGATGCTCGCGCTGTGCTACAGCTACAGCGGCTGGACCAAGTTGCAATCGCCGGCCTGGGTGGCTGGCGACGCGGTCGCGATGGTCCTGCAGAACCCGCTCGCGCGCGATCACCTGTTGCGCACGCTTCTGCTGGACTGGCCCGGCCTGCTGCACGCGATCACGCTTGCGATCCTGTGGGTGGAACTGCTGTACGCGCCGCTCTACCTGTGGCCGCGGCTGCGCGCCATGCTGTGGTCGACCATGCTGCTGGCGCAGTGCGGCTTCCTGCTGCTGCTCGATTTCGCCGACCTGACGATCCCGATGCTGCTGGCGCACCTGCTCGCCTTCGACCCGCGCTGGGTGCAGCGCTGGGCCAGGCCGCAAGCGCTGACCGTGCTTTACGACGGCGCCTGCGCCTTTTGCCACGGCTGCGTGCGCATCGCGGCAACGGAGGGCGCGCAGCCGCTGCGGGTCGCCGCGCTGCAGTCGGACTACGCGCGCCAACACGGCTTCGACGTGGCGGGCGAGAGCGTGATCGTCATCGACGCGAATGGCCAGGTGCACCGGCGCGCCGCGGCGGTCGCCGCCGTGCTGCGCCACTGCAGCGGCCTGTACGTGCTCGCCGGCCTGCTGCTCGGCGCGTTGCCGCGGGGGCTCGCCGATGCCGGCTACGATGTCGTCGGCCGGCTGCGCCTGCGCCTGGCCGGGCGCAGCGACTGTCCCTGGATCGGCGGTGCGGCGGCGGCGCGCGTGCAGCAACTCGATCGCGATGACGCCAATCCGCCGAACATGCCCGCAGCCGAAGGCGCAAATCGCGCTGCAACTGCCTTGACCACCTACTGA
- a CDS encoding sterol desaturase family protein: MDTASAVIAAAFGMWVLEQWRPGQPQPDSRHWWSRLLLLNLVQLAVALLGARTWDHALAGAPKLLQVDYGLLPDALLGYLLITFVFYWWHRARHQSPWLWRTFHAVHHSASRIEVLTSFYKHPLEILANGLLTSLLLVSVLGLQPASVALALTFAGLAELFYHWNVRTPHWLGYLIQRPESHRRHHQRDWHRDNYSDLPLWDWLFGTLDNPRESPRECGFADDRERQLGRLLLWRTPR, from the coding sequence ATGGATACGGCTAGTGCGGTGATCGCGGCCGCTTTCGGCATGTGGGTGCTCGAACAGTGGCGCCCCGGCCAACCCCAGCCGGACTCGCGCCATTGGTGGTCGCGCTTGTTGCTGTTGAACCTCGTGCAACTGGCGGTGGCGCTGCTCGGTGCGCGTACCTGGGACCACGCGCTCGCTGGCGCGCCGAAGCTGCTGCAAGTCGATTACGGCCTGCTGCCCGACGCGCTGCTCGGCTACCTGCTGATCACCTTCGTGTTCTACTGGTGGCATCGTGCGCGCCACCAGTCGCCGTGGCTGTGGCGCACCTTCCACGCGGTGCACCACAGCGCCAGTCGGATCGAAGTCCTGACCAGCTTCTACAAGCATCCGCTGGAGATCCTCGCCAACGGCCTGCTGACCAGCCTGTTGCTGGTGAGCGTGCTCGGGCTGCAGCCGGCGAGCGTCGCGCTGGCACTGACCTTCGCCGGCCTCGCCGAGCTCTTCTACCACTGGAATGTGCGCACGCCGCACTGGCTCGGCTACCTGATCCAGCGGCCGGAAAGCCACCGCCGCCACCACCAGCGCGACTGGCACCGCGACAACTACTCCGACCTGCCGCTGTGGGACTGGTTGTTCGGGACCCTGGACAACCCGCGCGAATCGCCGCGCGAATGCGGCTTCGCCGACGACCGCGAACGCCAGCTCGGCCGCCTGCTGCTGTGGAGGACGCCGCGATGA
- a CDS encoding helix-turn-helix transcriptional regulator, with amino-acid sequence MKQSHAIHQALKRLLRQRGRRYAQAAEVLALSEASVKRLFSRAELSLQRIELLCDWLGVEISDLVEQSRELQPLVTELDPAQERALLGDPALLLTAYLVINGWGEAEILETWQFTRPQLTRHLIALERLGLIELMPFGRIKRRTARNFGWRKDGPVQRYFATQVLPEFLATRFDQPGEEMHFVGGMLSRASVYKLHEGMRALARQLDELVQQDLGLPVAERHGVSLLLALRPWEFSGFTRLRQGPRGKYF; translated from the coding sequence ATGAAACAAAGCCACGCGATCCACCAGGCCCTGAAGCGATTGCTGCGCCAGCGCGGTCGCCGCTACGCGCAGGCCGCGGAGGTGCTGGCGCTCAGCGAAGCCAGTGTCAAGCGGCTGTTTTCGCGAGCCGAGCTGTCGCTGCAGCGGATCGAGCTGCTGTGCGACTGGCTCGGCGTCGAGATCTCGGACCTGGTCGAACAGAGCCGCGAGCTGCAGCCGCTGGTCACCGAACTCGACCCCGCGCAGGAGCGTGCGCTGCTCGGCGATCCGGCGCTGCTGCTGACGGCTTACCTGGTGATCAATGGCTGGGGCGAGGCCGAGATCCTCGAGACCTGGCAGTTCACGCGACCGCAACTGACCCGCCACCTGATCGCGCTGGAACGCCTCGGCCTGATCGAGCTGATGCCCTTCGGCCGCATCAAGCGGCGCACGGCGCGCAACTTCGGCTGGCGCAAGGACGGTCCGGTGCAGCGCTACTTCGCGACCCAGGTGCTGCCGGAATTCCTCGCCACACGCTTCGACCAGCCCGGCGAGGAGATGCACTTCGTCGGCGGCATGCTCTCGCGCGCCTCCGTGTACAAGCTGCACGAGGGCATGCGCGCGCTGGCGCGCCAGCTCGACGAACTGGTGCAGCAGGACCTCGGGCTGCCGGTCGCCGAACGCCACGGCGTCAGCCTGCTGCTGGCCTTGCGGCCGTGGGAGTTCAGTGGTTTCACGCGCCTGCGCCAGGGGCCGCGCGGCAAGTATTTCTGA